One window of the Candidatus Jettenia sp. genome contains the following:
- a CDS encoding cold-shock protein → MATGTVKWFNDQKGFGFISQENGQDVFVHQTSIQTEGFRTLAEGDKVEFEIVKDNKGYKASNVVKL, encoded by the coding sequence ATGGCAACTGGAACAGTGAAGTGGTTTAATGACCAGAAGGGATTTGGTTTTATTTCACAGGAAAATGGACAGGATGTTTTTGTACATCAAACATCGATTCAGACCGAAGGGTTTAGAACCCTGGCCGAAGGGGATAAGGTCGAATTTGAAATCGTAAAAGACAACAAGGGCTACAAGGCCTCAAATGTCGTCAAATTATAA
- a CDS encoding PKD domain-containing protein has translation MYYDIFIAKLDSKLSAIANILPIANAGTDQTVHVGTTVSLDGSGSSDPDGNIPLPTSGHLSLSHQEVMQRLLRPHLPQMYGAIMKYNLS, from the coding sequence ATGTACTACGATATATTTATTGCAAAACTTGATAGTAAGCTTTCTGCAATAGCAAATATTTTGCCCATTGCCAACGCTGGAACTGACCAGACAGTCCATGTGGGGACTACGGTTTCCCTCGATGGAAGTGGAAGTTCAGACCCTGATGGCAATATACCGCTACCTACCAGTGGACATTTGTCTCTATCCCATCAGGAAGTGATGCAACGACTGCTACGCCCACATTTACCGCAGATGTACGGGGCGATTATGAAATACAACTTATCGTAG
- a CDS encoding PKD domain-containing protein produces the protein MVLVGFENIKPVANAGTSQSVEIHTTVTLDGSGSTDANGDALSYQWSLISVPEGSASTITNPSAKITTFIPDKPGTYVVQLIVNDGTVGSDPSTVQIQVITAETAAILAIQSCETDIASLDPGVFKNSNMQNTLINKLHAVIASIEAGDYNEALGQLKNDILGKTDGCAKSGEPDKNDWILECEAQNTVYQCIQNAITEVEDLL, from the coding sequence ATGGTACTGGTAGGTTTTGAGAATATAAAACCGGTAGCCAATGCAGGGACCAGTCAATCGGTTGAGATTCATACGACCGTAACCCTTGACGGAAGTGGAAGCACAGATGCTAATGGCGATGCCTTAAGTTATCAATGGAGCCTGATTTCGGTTCCTGAAGGAAGTGCATCGACGATAACCAATCCTAGTGCAAAGATAACAACCTTTATTCCTGACAAGCCGGGGACCTATGTCGTGCAACTTATCGTAAACGATGGTACGGTAGGCAGCGACCCCAGTACGGTACAGATACAGGTAATAACGGCAGAGACAGCGGCAATCCTTGCTATCCAAAGTTGTGAAACCGACATTGCATCATTAGACCCCGGTGTGTTCAAGAACAGTAACATGCAAAATACCCTCATCAACAAGTTACATGCAGTGATAGCCAGTATCGAGGCAGGGGATTATAACGAGGCACTGGGACAACTCAAAAATGACATCCTGGGTAAGACCGATGGATGTGCTAAGTCAGGAGAACCAGATAAGAATGACTGGATTCTTGAGTGTGAAGCACAGAACACCGTTTACCAATGTATTCAGAATGCCATTACAGAGGTAGAAGATCTCCTATAA
- a CDS encoding VCBS repeat-containing protein — translation MNLATAALPSYDLQIYKQGTWYTGIAMEDIDNDGGLEIIIGNRNTSSAEIWKYNVSTQTLNQTASISFPYHIHDIVAVDVDHDGQKEIIVGLRSYGLYMARFSGGAWNVTQIAGGRFQW, via the coding sequence GTGAACCTTGCCACTGCCGCCCTCCCAAGCTATGATTTGCAAATATACAAGCAAGGCACATGGTACACGGGTATAGCGATGGAGGATATTGACAACGATGGTGGTTTGGAAATTATCATTGGCAACCGAAACACGAGTTCCGCCGAGATCTGGAAATATAACGTAAGCACTCAGACGCTCAATCAAACGGCATCAATTAGTTTCCCCTATCACATACACGATATTGTTGCCGTTGATGTTGACCATGATGGGCAAAAGGAGATCATCGTCGGACTACGATCTTATGGCCTCTACATGGCGCGCTTTAGTGGCGGTGCATGGAACGTAACGCAAATTGCTGGCGGCAGATTTCAATGGTGA
- a CDS encoding FG-GAP-like repeat-containing protein — MLAADFNGDGHVDICQGLDHAYIRIFYGNGVGGFTLGSSPPLERQLGNGWGMNAIDLNSDGRLDLIGVVPQWPEGSGTGYFLRAHLNLDSGGQVTWNSVGPIAPLSGDPNRAQAFLSNSAADIDGNGYIDQAVFFANGRVSIYMGSSSGGQLVWTEQQIAQLPTTDFIDQPSIGFRT, encoded by the coding sequence TTGCTGGCGGCAGATTTCAATGGTGATGGTCATGTGGACATTTGCCAGGGGTTAGATCATGCCTATATTCGGATTTTTTACGGCAATGGTGTTGGTGGATTCACCCTCGGGTCTTCACCGCCCCTTGAAAGACAGCTCGGTAATGGATGGGGTATGAATGCCATCGATCTGAATTCTGACGGCAGACTCGACCTTATTGGTGTCGTTCCGCAGTGGCCTGAAGGCAGCGGGACTGGTTATTTTCTTCGTGCGCATCTGAACCTCGACTCTGGGGGTCAGGTGACATGGAACTCCGTTGGTCCTATCGCACCCTTGAGCGGTGATCCAAATCGGGCCCAAGCCTTTCTTAGTAATTCAGCCGCTGACATAGACGGAAATGGATATATTGATCAGGCTGTATTTTTCGCTAACGGGAGAGTATCGATCTATATGGGAAGCAGTTCTGGTGGACAGCTGGTGTGGACAGAGCAGCAGATAGCGCAACTCCCCACTACCGATTTTATCGATCAGCCTAGCATCGGCTTTCGGACGTGA
- a CDS encoding PKD domain-containing protein, whose protein sequence is MNNDGFLDVHVDGSADFNGMVVFLGDGTGMYQQETLILDHGIGGFLNSTRFGDINGDGYTDICAVRFMGNNYAGFDVLYQTPPSNLPPVANAGSDQSVHVGNTVMLNGSGSSDPDGDLLTYNWSFISKPGGSSATLSDSTLVNPTFTVDKAGTYKVSLVVNDGTVDSIADTVLISTMNVKPVANAGDDQSVYVGSLVTLDGSGSSDPDEDQVTYNWTFQSKPQNSSATLNNPTSASPTFTVDKAGTYVVKLIVNDGALNSDPDTVTISNINVAPVADAGDDQAITVIGTTVQLDGTQSYDPDGDPITYQWAFTSIPDESGASLADANTATPTFTADVHGEYVVQLVVKDTSLLSAQDTVVISFTNIKPVANAGTSQSAVVGDTVTINGSGSTDGNGDNLTYQWSFSSVPDGSLAGIANPTAITTTFVPDKAGTYVVQLVVNDGIVDSDPSTVQVQVIDEQTAAIQAIQDCEQVIASLNPNVFKNANMQNTLINKLNAVIANIEAGNYEDALGQLKNDVLGKTDGCADSGSPDKNDWIKDCAAQGSVYPCIQHSIVVVEGL, encoded by the coding sequence GTGAACAACGACGGCTTTTTGGACGTACATGTCGATGGTAGCGCGGACTTCAACGGCATGGTTGTGTTTCTCGGCGATGGAACAGGGATGTATCAGCAAGAAACCTTGATTCTCGACCATGGTATTGGTGGGTTCTTGAATTCAACGAGATTCGGTGACATCAACGGCGATGGCTACACCGATATCTGTGCCGTCCGGTTTATGGGAAACAACTATGCAGGATTTGACGTTTTGTATCAAACCCCTCCATCGAATCTACCGCCCGTTGCTAACGCCGGCTCCGATCAATCGGTACATGTTGGGAATACGGTTATGCTGAACGGGAGTGGAAGCTCAGACCCGGACGGTGATTTGTTAACGTACAACTGGTCATTTATCTCCAAGCCCGGAGGAAGCTCTGCAACTTTGAGCGATTCGACCCTGGTGAATCCAACATTTACTGTAGATAAGGCAGGGACATATAAAGTAAGCCTTGTAGTGAATGATGGTACGGTAGACAGTATAGCTGATACGGTATTGATCAGTACCATGAATGTTAAACCCGTTGCCAATGCAGGGGATGACCAATCTGTATATGTGGGGAGCCTCGTTACCCTGGATGGAAGTGGCAGTTCAGACCCGGATGAGGATCAAGTGACATATAACTGGACATTCCAGTCAAAACCACAGAACAGTTCAGCAACCCTCAACAATCCCACATCGGCCAGTCCAACCTTTACCGTTGATAAAGCCGGCACCTATGTGGTGAAACTTATCGTTAATGATGGGGCACTCAATAGTGACCCGGATACAGTAACGATCAGCAATATTAATGTTGCCCCGGTAGCCGATGCCGGCGATGATCAGGCGATAACCGTTATAGGGACTACCGTGCAGCTCGATGGTACTCAGAGTTACGATCCGGATGGTGACCCAATTACCTATCAGTGGGCATTTACTTCAATACCCGATGAAAGTGGTGCATCCCTTGCAGATGCCAATACTGCTACACCAACATTTACTGCTGATGTACACGGCGAATATGTAGTGCAGTTGGTAGTAAAAGACACTTCATTACTGAGTGCTCAGGATACGGTAGTTATAAGCTTTACCAACATAAAACCGGTAGCGAATGCCGGAACGAGTCAGTCTGCTGTTGTTGGTGATACGGTAACGATAAACGGGAGTGGAAGTACGGATGGGAATGGAGATAATCTGACCTATCAATGGTCATTTTCATCAGTTCCTGATGGAAGCCTTGCTGGGATAGCCAATCCAACGGCAATAACAACGACCTTTGTTCCTGATAAGGCAGGTACCTATGTTGTTCAGCTTGTGGTAAACGATGGTATTGTTGATAGTGATCCAAGCACTGTTCAGGTGCAGGTAATAGATGAACAGACAGCAGCAATACAGGCTATTCAGGATTGTGAGCAAGTGATTGCATCACTCAATCCCAATGTATTCAAAAATGCCAATATGCAGAACACCCTGATTAATAAGCTCAATGCGGTGATTGCAAATATAGAGGCAGGTAACTATGAGGATGCTCTGGGACAGCTCAAGAACGATGTTCTTGGAAAGACAGACGGTTGTGCGGATAGTGGTAGTCCGGACAAGAACGATTGGATTAAGGATTGTGCTGCACAGGGGTCAGTGTATCCATGCATCCAGCATTCTATTGTGGTAGTGGAAGGGCTGTAG
- a CDS encoding TldD/PmbA family protein: MNKIEEKILELALKHTPSVEVLYEEGETRSVNFENNKLKSVNTKSIRGIGLRVIKDGRIGFSSTTDFRKPEKLVANAIESAKFGQTAAFDFPSKDTFLTVAMFDQRVIDYPIHKCVDMGKEAIEKSLSVNPGYDCSVGIGKGHGMRRLINSKGLNLSLSSTFFSMGIEILQVKGQSLLWIGEGESSKGLVTDLNKHVDKALKGLKLAEKELKLRTGAYPVVVTAKAMGNLLSTFETGCNGKLVQKGASPLTNKLGEKIIDERINIYDDATIDMADSSYPWDAEGTPAQRTVLFEKGILKNHLFDLQTAGIMKTKSTGNGNRGFSSQPSPGNSNVTVDPGNMPFETMIKDIKYGVLVDQVLGGGQSNILAGEFSVNIDLGYVIENGEIVGRVKDCMFAGNAFEVFNNIVAIGNTAEWHGSTKVPPFYFKAINISGNAD; encoded by the coding sequence ATGAATAAAATTGAGGAAAAGATATTAGAATTGGCTTTAAAACATACCCCTTCCGTAGAGGTACTTTATGAAGAGGGTGAAACACGATCGGTAAATTTTGAAAATAACAAACTAAAATCGGTAAATACAAAATCCATTCGTGGAATTGGACTTCGTGTCATTAAAGATGGAAGAATTGGATTTTCCAGTACCACCGATTTCAGAAAACCTGAGAAACTGGTCGCCAATGCAATAGAAAGCGCAAAGTTTGGACAAACCGCTGCCTTCGATTTCCCTTCTAAAGATACCTTCCTCACGGTTGCTATGTTTGATCAGCGTGTTATAGATTACCCTATCCATAAATGCGTAGATATGGGAAAAGAGGCTATCGAAAAATCATTATCGGTAAATCCCGGTTATGATTGCAGTGTTGGTATAGGGAAAGGGCACGGGATGCGCAGACTCATAAACTCTAAAGGGCTGAATCTTTCCCTGTCTTCAACATTCTTTAGCATGGGTATCGAAATATTACAAGTGAAAGGACAAAGTCTGCTTTGGATTGGTGAAGGCGAAAGCTCAAAAGGTCTTGTAACCGATCTGAATAAACATGTTGATAAGGCGTTAAAAGGCTTAAAACTTGCAGAAAAGGAACTGAAGCTAAGAACTGGGGCTTATCCTGTAGTGGTTACGGCAAAGGCTATGGGAAACCTGCTTTCAACCTTTGAAACTGGCTGTAATGGGAAACTGGTACAGAAAGGTGCATCGCCACTTACCAATAAACTGGGTGAAAAAATCATCGATGAAAGGATTAATATCTATGATGATGCCACAATCGATATGGCAGATTCGAGCTATCCGTGGGATGCAGAGGGTACACCGGCTCAGCGCACGGTACTGTTTGAAAAGGGTATCTTGAAAAATCACCTCTTCGATTTGCAAACTGCCGGAATAATGAAAACAAAATCTACAGGAAATGGCAATCGTGGTTTTTCTTCCCAACCATCACCCGGTAATTCAAATGTAACTGTTGACCCGGGAAACATGCCATTTGAGACCATGATCAAAGATATCAAATATGGTGTGCTGGTGGATCAGGTATTGGGTGGCGGTCAGAGCAATATTCTTGCGGGTGAATTTTCTGTAAACATCGACCTTGGTTATGTAATTGAGAACGGCGAAATTGTAGGCAGGGTAAAGGATTGTATGTTTGCAGGAAATGCCTTCGAAGTATTTAACAATATTGTAGCAATAGGTAATACAGCAGAATGGCATGGTTCAACCAAAGTACCCCCCTTTTACTTCAAGGCAATAAATATCTCAGGCAATGCTGATTAA
- a CDS encoding PilT/PilU family type 4a pilus ATPase yields MEIKELLQEMVRLDASDMYLTVDLPPMYRKEGINSPFGTKKLTAEDTRTLAEDMLSEKQRKDFYQTMEMNLALYYPELGRFRVNIFFQQRNIGLVIRQIKINIQTIDNLHLPHIFKDLAMTKRGLILVVGATGSGKSTTLAAMVDYRNTHNSGHIITIEDPLEFVHRHKKSVITQREVGIDTLSFHDALKNTLRQAPDVILVGEIRDTETMESAITFAETGHLCLGTLHANNANQAIERVINFFPSERHEQIYLLLSLNLRSIISQRLVPSNDGKRVAAFEVLLDTSRIKDLILKKQIELLKEAMSKGTQEGMVTFDQSLFNLYKNDRISYENAIAYADSSNDLRLQIKAEKSDETKEDKTARFKLKL; encoded by the coding sequence ATGGAAATCAAGGAACTATTACAGGAAATGGTTCGCCTGGATGCTTCAGATATGTACCTTACTGTTGATCTTCCGCCTATGTACCGTAAAGAAGGTATTAACTCCCCGTTTGGAACAAAAAAATTAACTGCTGAAGATACCAGAACTTTAGCAGAAGATATGTTAAGCGAAAAACAAAGAAAAGATTTTTATCAAACAATGGAAATGAACCTGGCTTTGTATTATCCGGAGCTTGGTCGATTTCGGGTAAATATATTTTTTCAACAGAGAAACATTGGTCTTGTTATCCGGCAGATAAAAATCAATATTCAAACTATTGATAATCTGCATCTCCCTCACATTTTTAAGGATCTTGCTATGACGAAAAGAGGATTAATTCTTGTCGTCGGTGCAACAGGCTCAGGAAAATCTACTACTCTGGCTGCCATGGTTGATTACAGAAATACTCATAATTCGGGACATATAATCACGATAGAAGACCCTTTAGAATTTGTGCACCGGCATAAGAAATCTGTTATCACACAAAGGGAGGTTGGTATCGACACTTTATCGTTTCATGATGCACTTAAAAACACCTTACGTCAGGCCCCGGACGTTATCCTTGTTGGCGAGATCCGTGACACGGAAACTATGGAATCAGCCATTACCTTTGCAGAAACAGGCCATCTCTGCCTGGGAACGCTCCATGCTAACAATGCCAATCAGGCTATTGAACGGGTTATAAACTTTTTCCCTTCAGAACGCCATGAGCAAATTTATTTGCTCCTTTCACTGAATTTGCGCTCTATTATTTCACAAAGATTAGTGCCATCAAATGACGGGAAGCGAGTTGCAGCCTTCGAGGTACTGCTTGATACATCCAGGATTAAAGACCTTATCCTTAAGAAGCAAATTGAATTACTAAAAGAAGCAATGTCAAAAGGAACACAGGAAGGCATGGTAACCTTTGATCAATCCTTATTCAATCTCTATAAAAACGACAGAATCAGCTACGAAAATGCTATTGCTTATGCCGATAGTTCCAATGATTTGCGATTACAGATAAAAGCAGAAAAATCTGATGAGACAAAAGAGGATAAAACAGCGCGTTTTAAATTAAAATTATAA
- a CDS encoding type IV pilus twitching motility protein PilT, translated as MDILDLLLFAKKENASDIHISSGEPLMIRIHGDIRKIDVPPLNKEDVHKILYDILNDQQRKMYEEHYELDFAIAFGDTGRFRVNAFLQNRGESIVFRSIPTVIPTLEQLGMPKIVSDLTKKEKGLILVTGPTGCGKSTTLAAMIDLINREEKCHILTIEDPIEFIHQSKNSLINQRELGPHTHSFANALRSALREDPDVILVGEMRDLETISLALTAAETGHLVFGTLHTSSAPKTVDRVIDVFPPEQQEQVRTMFSESIQAVLTQQLLKRKDGKGRVAALEIMIGTSAVRNLIRENKIAQIPSSIQTGRQYGMQTMDQAMVELYQKDSVTKETIEKLVSNPSVLSGIR; from the coding sequence ATGGACATACTGGATCTTTTACTATTCGCAAAAAAAGAGAATGCCTCCGATATTCACATAAGCTCCGGAGAACCGCTCATGATTCGTATCCATGGGGATATAAGGAAGATCGACGTCCCTCCGCTCAACAAAGAAGACGTACACAAGATACTCTATGATATTCTTAATGATCAACAGCGTAAGATGTACGAGGAACACTATGAGCTGGATTTTGCTATTGCATTTGGCGATACCGGAAGATTTCGGGTAAATGCTTTTTTACAAAACAGAGGAGAATCCATAGTATTCAGGTCGATACCTACCGTTATCCCTACTCTGGAACAGCTTGGTATGCCAAAAATAGTAAGCGATCTGACGAAAAAGGAAAAAGGACTTATCCTTGTGACAGGGCCTACGGGCTGCGGCAAATCAACCACATTAGCAGCAATGATCGACCTTATCAATCGCGAGGAGAAATGTCACATCCTTACTATTGAGGACCCTATCGAATTCATTCATCAGTCCAAAAACAGCCTTATTAACCAAAGGGAATTAGGACCACACACCCATAGTTTTGCCAATGCCTTGAGATCGGCTTTACGTGAAGACCCTGATGTTATCCTGGTAGGCGAAATGAGGGATTTGGAGACTATTTCCTTAGCGCTTACTGCTGCTGAGACTGGCCACCTGGTTTTTGGTACATTACATACATCCAGCGCTCCCAAAACCGTCGATCGGGTGATTGATGTATTTCCACCGGAACAGCAGGAACAGGTGCGCACCATGTTCTCTGAATCTATTCAGGCTGTACTTACTCAACAACTCCTTAAAAGAAAAGATGGAAAAGGACGTGTTGCAGCGTTAGAAATTATGATCGGCACATCAGCAGTACGGAATTTAATCAGAGAAAACAAGATAGCTCAAATCCCATCATCTATACAGACAGGCCGTCAATACGGTATGCAAACTATGGATCAGGCTATGGTCGAACTCTATCAGAAGGATTCGGTTACGAAAGAGACCATTGAAAAACTGGTAAGTAACCCAAGTGTACTGAGCGGTATAAGATAA
- a CDS encoding TldD/PmbA family protein: MEKLIKNALKLAKADYAEIRIQEGVNTSVAYVGKELENIGENTIFGGCVRALFKGGWGFVAFNDIENLPRYVEMACEQARFVGTQESQLAPIPVIHDHVKAKVGIDPADISLTDKQAICNKYNSKILSSRQIQTSNVRYLDSHGTVHFANTDGSFIVQETIFCGISLLAMARDGMNVQQAYYSVGDLQGFSNVQNLEQNVEEVTKRAVDLLTAKPVTGGKYTVIIDPKLCGVFIHEAFGHLSEADFIYENTKMREIMVLGKRFGIDALSIIDDGSMAGEAGYNKYDHEGTPTQKTYLIKNGILTNRLHSRETAAKMHEQPTGNARAINYAYGPIVRMTNTYMEPRDYTFEKMLSEVDNGIYAIGALGGQTNMEMFTFSAEEAYLIKNGKIQEKIRDVVLTGNVFETLMNIDAIGNDLHIHGGLGGCGKSGQSPLRVGDGGPHVRIQNVVIGGR, from the coding sequence ATGGAAAAACTGATAAAAAATGCCTTAAAATTAGCAAAAGCAGATTATGCAGAAATAAGAATCCAGGAAGGTGTCAATACGAGCGTTGCATATGTAGGAAAAGAGCTTGAAAATATCGGCGAGAATACTATTTTTGGCGGATGTGTGAGGGCATTGTTTAAAGGCGGTTGGGGATTTGTTGCCTTTAACGACATCGAGAACCTTCCGAGATATGTAGAAATGGCTTGCGAACAGGCACGATTCGTTGGTACACAGGAAAGCCAGCTCGCTCCGATACCGGTTATACATGATCATGTAAAAGCAAAGGTAGGAATAGATCCTGCAGACATCTCGTTAACTGATAAACAAGCCATTTGTAACAAGTACAACAGCAAGATCCTGTCTTCAAGGCAAATACAAACCTCCAACGTACGGTATTTAGATTCACATGGAACGGTACATTTTGCCAATACGGATGGCAGCTTTATCGTACAAGAAACTATTTTTTGTGGAATTTCTCTCCTTGCCATGGCAAGGGATGGTATGAATGTACAACAAGCTTATTATTCTGTAGGTGATCTGCAGGGTTTTAGCAATGTTCAAAATTTAGAGCAAAACGTAGAAGAAGTAACCAAACGTGCAGTTGATCTCCTTACTGCAAAACCGGTAACGGGTGGTAAATATACCGTTATTATTGACCCTAAACTTTGCGGTGTCTTTATTCATGAGGCCTTTGGACATCTCAGTGAGGCTGATTTTATTTATGAAAATACCAAGATGCGGGAAATTATGGTTCTTGGAAAACGATTTGGAATTGATGCCCTTTCCATCATAGATGACGGCTCTATGGCTGGCGAAGCGGGATATAATAAATATGACCATGAGGGTACACCTACGCAAAAAACTTATCTTATTAAAAATGGTATTTTGACCAATCGGCTTCATTCAAGAGAAACAGCAGCTAAAATGCATGAGCAACCCACAGGTAACGCCCGTGCTATAAACTATGCCTATGGACCTATTGTGCGTATGACCAATACCTATATGGAACCCCGTGATTACACTTTTGAGAAGATGCTCTCTGAGGTCGATAACGGCATTTACGCTATCGGTGCCCTCGGTGGACAAACAAATATGGAAATGTTTACTTTTAGCGCCGAGGAAGCTTACCTGATAAAGAACGGAAAAATACAGGAAAAAATACGCGACGTAGTCCTTACAGGAAATGTGTTTGAGACGCTTATGAATATCGATGCTATTGGGAACGACCTTCATATACATGGAGGGCTGGGAGGATGTGGTAAAAGCGGACAGTCGCCTCTCCGGGTCGGAGATGGCGGCCCGCATGTTCGTATACAAAACGTTGTTATTGGCGGAAGATAA
- the ligA gene encoding NAD-dependent DNA ligase LigA → MNITSSIKEKIEQLRNAIQCHDRKYYVENNPDISDYEYDQLIKELKHLEELHPNLITSDSPTQRVGGEPLTHFSTVEHKIPMLSIDNTYSKEELKEFDRRIKRILGIDNDHDIEYVVELKIDGVAVSLFYEQGLFVRGATRGDGFRGDDVTANLKTIRQIPLRFEFSDKKQKIPSVIEIRGEVYLSNKEFQKLNEEKEEKGEPQFANPRNAAAGSLKLLDPRITARRNLRIFAYTIAYREGLELKTHAECLELIQKFGFPVNPYNQLRKNIEEVIQYCNEWDKRRRELDYMVDGMVIKVNSLALYNRLGYTSKSPRWVISYKFQPEQAITKIEEIVVQVGKSGTITPVANLAPVQLAGTIVCRATLHNFEEIQRKDIRVGDHIVLQKAGEIIPQVVHALKEKRNGAEEIFQEPANCPSCNSMVKKEGVYLRCYNSLCPAQTKRLIKYFANRNAMDIEGLGPALIEQLVDKNLLKDYADIYYLQYDDLVNLERMGKKSALNLIHAIEESKHRDLNRLISALGINNVGSHTAEVLAEHFDSLDALAKANQDELESIYEIGPTIARSIAEFFQNKRIREIIEKLKAQGVNTQKLVAQKTGKNPKVSGKSFVITGILKKYSRNEAETLIKNLGGRVTSSVSKKTNYLITGEDPGTKLHKAKELNVQVLDEEAFEKMISP, encoded by the coding sequence ATGAATATAACATCATCGATTAAAGAAAAGATTGAACAGCTTCGCAATGCTATACAATGCCATGATAGAAAATATTATGTTGAAAATAATCCCGATATTAGCGATTATGAATATGATCAGCTTATAAAGGAACTGAAACATCTCGAGGAATTACACCCCAATCTTATTACCTCCGACTCTCCTACCCAACGGGTGGGAGGAGAACCGCTCACTCATTTTTCTACCGTAGAGCATAAAATTCCTATGTTAAGTATCGATAATACTTATTCAAAAGAGGAATTAAAAGAATTTGACAGGCGCATAAAACGTATACTGGGGATTGATAACGATCACGATATTGAATATGTAGTTGAGTTAAAGATTGATGGAGTAGCTGTTTCTCTTTTTTATGAGCAGGGCTTATTTGTACGAGGAGCTACCAGGGGAGATGGTTTTCGGGGAGATGATGTAACTGCAAACCTTAAAACCATTCGCCAGATACCTTTGCGATTTGAATTTTCGGATAAAAAACAGAAAATTCCATCAGTAATCGAAATCAGGGGAGAAGTTTATCTGTCAAATAAGGAATTTCAAAAACTTAACGAGGAAAAAGAAGAAAAAGGTGAACCTCAATTTGCAAATCCCCGAAATGCTGCTGCTGGCTCGCTTAAACTTCTTGACCCGCGCATTACAGCACGGAGAAATTTACGCATCTTTGCCTATACTATAGCATACCGCGAAGGTTTAGAACTCAAGACACATGCTGAATGTTTGGAACTTATCCAGAAATTCGGCTTTCCGGTAAATCCTTATAATCAATTACGTAAAAATATAGAAGAAGTTATTCAGTATTGTAATGAATGGGATAAACGCCGCAGAGAACTGGATTATATGGTCGATGGAATGGTTATAAAAGTTAATTCTCTCGCCCTTTATAACCGATTAGGATATACCAGTAAGTCACCTCGCTGGGTAATCTCCTATAAATTTCAGCCTGAACAGGCCATTACAAAAATTGAAGAGATTGTCGTGCAGGTAGGAAAAAGCGGCACCATTACCCCTGTCGCCAATCTTGCTCCTGTACAGCTCGCAGGAACTATTGTTTGCCGTGCTACACTCCATAATTTCGAAGAAATTCAAAGAAAGGACATACGGGTAGGAGACCATATTGTATTACAAAAAGCTGGTGAGATTATCCCCCAGGTTGTACATGCTTTAAAAGAAAAGCGTAATGGAGCTGAAGAAATTTTTCAAGAACCGGCAAATTGCCCTTCTTGCAATAGCATGGTAAAAAAAGAAGGGGTATACCTGCGCTGTTATAATTCCTTATGTCCGGCACAGACGAAAAGGCTTATCAAATACTTCGCAAATCGAAATGCTATGGATATAGAAGGGTTAGGACCTGCACTTATTGAACAATTGGTTGACAAAAATTTACTAAAAGATTATGCTGATATTTATTATCTCCAATATGATGATCTGGTAAATCTGGAGCGCATGGGTAAGAAATCTGCATTAAACTTAATCCATGCCATAGAGGAAAGCAAACATCGCGATTTAAATCGTTTAATCTCTGCTTTGGGGATAAATAATGTAGGTTCTCATACCGCAGAAGTTTTGGCTGAACATTTTGATTCCCTCGATGCGTTAGCAAAAGCAAATCAGGATGAATTAGAATCAATTTATGAAATTGGTCCCACTATTGCCAGGAGCATTGCTGAATTTTTTCAAAATAAGCGTATACGGGAAATTATTGAAAAGCTTAAAGCACAAGGGGTTAATACCCAAAAATTAGTAGCTCAAAAAACCGGAAAAAATCCAAAAGTTTCCGGAAAATCTTTTGTTATTACCGGCATATTAAAAAAATACTCCCGCAATGAAGCCGAGACGCTTATTAAGAACTTAGGTGGACGTGTAACATCGAGCGTGAGCAAAAAAACAAACTACCTTATAACAGGTGAAGATCCAGGAACTAAATTACATAAGGCGAAGGAATTGAATGTCCAGGTCCTTGATGAAGAAGCATTTGAAAAAATGATAAGCCCATAG